The stretch of DNA aaaagacatttaaacaaatacacacataaaaaaaaagatctatGAACCAATTTAAATGCAAGATCAATACGTATATGTTTATATATCGTTGACATTACAGGTATTAATAAAAtgctttattaattaactacactgttattggacttaatatggtGAAAACTGGCTATAAAATATAAAgtgtatatagatttttttctgtattggccgagttctGATGCCGCCAATAAAGGATTTCGTAACGTCTCAAACACACatacaaactgaaagtaaacagacGTTTGGAAGGTTTTCATTTACTTTCCATAAAGTAAACATGCTGAAACGTTCAGTTTGGCATATATTTCAGACGAAAGATGGTCATATTCATTTAAAAAGCATGTTGAAAGCAGATGATAGTattatttcaggtttggggaacgagtagattatcacatAGTTCATATTTTGACGAGCTCATAATTTCACGATGGTACAGATTGATTTACTGTTTACTTTCGCTTCAGATAAATCTCATGTTTTGTAAcctgtcatttatttttaaacccgAACCGGGTATATGCCTTCTGTAACTGTGCAAATCTTCTGTCATTGATCATTTGGCTTATGGATAGTACCGTTGTATAATTTTCAACTTCTACTTTtcaaatatattcaatttgtGTCTGCATGTCTGGATAACAaataacacatgcaatggcagtatatttccaattactatttatgtgttgcgtctaaatttaagttgtaacactttatagtgactgggAAGGGTAGAAAAATTCAGTAGATGATAAAATGCTGAAGACACATGGAATCGGCACCAGATCATAAGAAATTGCATGTAAGTTATAAAAAGAAACTGAGATTAAGATACTTGCACTTCAAGGTGAAAATGTTGATCTCTCGTGAAATGAAAAAAGTATtctaacactgtagttaattaataaaggtACTATAACGTGTTtactgtattggccttgttattggtcctcggttagctgtattggccttcggcttcgcctcaggccaatacagcagGCCTcagaccaataacaaggccataATAAAAATTCTCACGTAATCATAGCATAGTATAACGAGTGTCAACTCTTTAATACCAGAGATAGAATGGCACGCTTGATGAACATATCTACTTATTTTCTTGCAGCAATAAGTTTTTTGGCCAATCCTGCAGGTATAAAGACTTTATTTTGCACCATTtgcaatgttaatttttttttaagataaaacagttgaaaatatgttgttctgttgtttttcttACTATATTAACTTTTAATAGTAAATACATGATACAgtactgaaatatttttataaatcattattgaaatattaaaagttaGTTTTCGAATCCTTTTGGATTTGAGGGCTGTCATAAATGAGCTTCGGCTGGTTAACTTTAACCCAACTCAAGGGTTTTCCTATTTTTCTTGAAGTACATGTGTACTATTTCTTGTCGACAGTTCTTAATTTTCTGTACCGTCAGAGAGTTTTTCATGGCAATAATTTCTGTCTCATTCGATACTCTTCTCTTTCAATAGCCTGCATTTCAGAATTTATACGCCATGCTGGTTTTTctgtttttcacatttttcattatatttattcGCAAGAGGGGGTGGACTTTCATTTTCTTTCGGAAATTGTGTGCAGACTTCACCGCAGGGACTTTAGTATAGAAAATCTCTTCTCCCAACAACACTATTAGTTTTCGCTTCGGTCGGTATTTCttcttttattgtatttaaatcttTGAAAGACACCGAATTGTCTGCCTGCTTTTCAGATTGTTCGCCATGCTggatttcatttttatgtttttcatcaAATGTATCAGCTACCAAGTCAGAAGAAGTTGCATTTTCTTTCAGGAATTGTGTAAAGACTCCATCGCCATTGGAGTACCCAAACATACCCTTAACGGTCGCTTCGTTCGGTATTTCTTCTTTTGCTGCATTTGAATCGTTGTGGCCCACTCGACTGTTTCCTAACATGCGTTTTGTTTTATCGTGCTGTGTTGTATTCTGTTTCGTTCGCTTACTAGACCTTTTTTCAGGTTTCTGCCTTTTATCATCATATTTCCCCTTTTTTCTTGGTAAGTCTGGCTTTTTTGTGTAGGGAGAACTTGTGCCATATTGTGCTCTGAAAATTGTATTGTTTGATTTTGCATAATGCTCGTTATTATGTTCTGATTTATAACGTCTGCTCGAACGTTTGGGTGCCGATTTAGCTGTATACTGTGTGTCATTGTCATTTACAGCTTCAGATTGTATTACTACTTCTTTTTCTATTGGTAATGCATTTGATGTCTCAGATTGTATTACTTCAACTTCTTCTATTGGTAATGCATTTGATGTCTCAGATTGTATTACTTCAACTTCTTCTATTGGTAATGCATTTGATGTCTCAGATTGTATTACTTCAACTTCTTCTATTGGTAATGCATTTGATGTCTCAGATTGTATTACTACTACTTCTTCTATTGGTAATGCATGTGTTGACTCATGAAGATGATTTGATTCCTTACAGTCACTTAACTCTTTGTCTGAACCAAATATATCCGTCGTAGATAATTCATCATGCGGGATCTCTGTGACGATTTTTCCATCGACAACTTTCCTTTTATCGAATGCTTCACGACTTGGAGGACGATCCTcatcaattcccttatttgaCCTAGAACCTTTTgtgagcaaaaaaaaatcaaggtcACTATCATCAGTCTGGCCACTCTCCAAACTAAATGTTCTGGATATATCCCTACCGTTACCGGAATGAGGTTGTAAGTTTTTGAGTAAAATGTCTTTAAGAGGAGTATCTGCACTGTCACTTTTCGGAGGTGGATGAACAAAGTTATCGTCATTGCAACCATAGTCGTCAATTGTTTTAAATCTAAACTCAGAAGACGATGGATCTGAACTTACAATTTTCGGAGGTGGATGAACAAAGTTATCGTCATTGCAACCATAGTCGTCAATTGTTTTAAATCTAAACTCAGAAGACGATGGATCTGAACTTACAATTTTCGGAGGTGGATGAACAAAGTTATCTTCATTGCAACCATAGTCATCAATTTTTTTAATGCTAAACTCAGAAGACGGTGGAACAACCATTGGTTGTTTTAACGTTTCCATGTTCATTAATTCATTAGTATCGTCATCGCTGTCAtcagttgttattggttttggtgaATGATGTTCTATGTTTGTTTCGTCAGATAAGATGGCATATTTGTCTTCAAAGTAAAGTGGTTCCGGTAACTGGCTTTGctgttttgacatttgattattgAAGCCATCTATTAATTTCTGTCTTTGATAGACAGTGAGAGCGGTAGGACTGGGAGCTGTATTTGTTTTTGGAactttttcgtttttttgtttgATAGTTTGACACCCATCAACAATATAACATGGACATGCAAAAGTTACACAACCAAGACTTATAACTGCAATATACCATCCATAAGTTATAGTTTCTGTTTCTTTGTCATGAATGCTGTGAAATACAACAACAGTGACTACCAAGCAAATCGCTGTAAATAAAAATACGTAGATTGTAATAAAACAGCtgggcaattaaaaaaaaaacaataattcataTTATATGCCTTCTACTGACTGTGATTTTCTCTATGTTATTATATGtacatattgtacatgttataaattgtataatgtaaaaatacaagttacaacatatatatacaaaaataccgcgttcattttataacatgtacaaaatattgca from Mytilus galloprovincialis chromosome 2, xbMytGall1.hap1.1, whole genome shotgun sequence encodes:
- the LOC143063508 gene encoding uncharacterized protein LOC143063508, with product MMFRILLVVSTIFGFILCFLSIVLPYWVIFETATYSGQIGVFLICINQHEDGVSCSRIVKDSYIVDGSYKIPQVFMGLGFSFYLISVFLATMTFFWTRDQKKIRGIKFAAASFAFLTAICLVVTVVVFHSIHDKETETITYGWYIAVISLGCVTFACPCYIVDGCQTIKQKNEKVPKTNTAPSPTALTVYQRQKLIDGFNNQMSKQQSQLPEPLYFEDKYAILSDETNIEHHSPKPITTDDSDDDTNELMNMETLKQPMVVPPSSEFSIKKIDDYGCNEDNFVHPPPKIVSSDPSSSEFRFKTIDDYGCNDDNFVHPPPKIVSSDPSSSEFRFKTIDDYGCNDDNFVHPPPKSDSADTPLKDILLKNLQPHSGNGRDISRTFSLESGQTDDSDLDFFLLTKGSRSNKGIDEDRPPSREAFDKRKVVDGKIVTEIPHDELSTTDIFGSDKELSDCKESNHLHESTHALPIEEVVVIQSETSNALPIEEVEVIQSETSNALPIEEVEVIQSETSNALPIEEVEVIQSETSNALPIEKEVVIQSEAVNDNDTQYTAKSAPKRSSRRYKSEHNNEHYAKSNNTIFRAQYGTSSPYTKKPDLPRKKGKYDDKRQKPEKRSSKRTKQNTTQHDKTKRMLGNSRVGHNDSNAAKEEIPNEATVKGMFGYSNGDGVFTQFLKENATSSDLVADTFDEKHKNEIQHGEQSEKQADNSVSFKDLNTIKEEIPTEAKTNSVVGRRDFLY